One part of the Bacteroidales bacterium genome encodes these proteins:
- a CDS encoding 3'-5' exonuclease domain-containing protein 2: MNNILIKKSISNDELFQLPLDNFKGDIMLIDNDEKAIYAISYLKNQTLLGFDTETRPTFKKGKKNKVALLQLATSERAFIFRLNYIGLPKELTEIFEDKNIKKVGVAIKRDIVELQELRHFIPDSFVELQDYVKEFGIENFGIKKLTGLLLNFRISKSQQTSNWENIKLSEAQKKYAATDAWVCYLIYQNLEIKRNN; encoded by the coding sequence ATGAACAATATTTTAATTAAAAAAAGCATATCAAATGATGAATTATTTCAATTGCCTTTGGATAATTTTAAAGGAGATATAATGTTAATTGATAATGATGAAAAAGCAATTTATGCAATATCATATTTAAAAAATCAAACTTTACTTGGATTTGATACTGAAACACGACCTACTTTTAAAAAAGGAAAGAAAAATAAAGTTGCTTTGCTTCAATTGGCAACATCAGAAAGGGCTTTTATTTTTAGATTAAACTATATTGGATTACCAAAAGAATTAACTGAAATATTTGAAGATAAAAATATCAAAAAAGTTGGTGTTGCAATAAAACGGGATATTGTTGAGTTGCAGGAATTAAGGCATTTTATTCCTGATTCATTTGTTGAATTACAGGATTATGTAAAAGAGTTCGGAATCGAAAATTTTGGAATTAAAAAATTAACCGGATTATTATTAAATTTCAGAATATCAAAATCACAACAAACATCCAATTGGGAAAACATTAAATTATCTGAAGCTCAAAAAAAATATGCCGCAACAGATGCTTGGGTTTGTTATCTTATTTATCAGAATTTGGAGATAAAAAGAAATAATTAG